The following are encoded in a window of Flavobacteriales bacterium genomic DNA:
- a CDS encoding Rid family detoxifying hydrolase gives MKKPIHPPHAAPPLAPYTPAIEAGGFVFLSGQIALDGEGNLHTGDIATETRQVMANIGTLLQAAGLDYEHLVKVTIFLSDMAHYAAVNEVYGGYFGKVPPAREAVAVKGLPRGVNVEISGIAVRG, from the coding sequence ATGAAAAAACCCATCCACCCGCCCCACGCCGCTCCTCCCCTGGCGCCTTACACGCCCGCCATCGAGGCCGGCGGCTTCGTATTCCTCAGCGGCCAGATCGCCTTGGACGGTGAAGGAAACCTGCACACGGGAGACATCGCCACCGAGACCCGGCAGGTGATGGCGAACATCGGCACATTGCTGCAGGCCGCCGGGCTGGACTACGAGCACCTGGTGAAGGTCACCATCTTCCTCAGCGACATGGCGCATTACGCCGCGGTGAACGAGGTGTACGGCGGCTACTTCGGCAAAGTGCCACCAGCGCGTGAGGCGGTCGCCGTGAAAGGACTGCCGCGTGGGGTGAACGTGGAGATCAGCGGCATCGCCGTGAGGGGCTGA
- the surE gene encoding 5'/3'-nucleotidase SurE, which produces MNDRPLILVTNDDGIFAPGIRTLVEEVMPFGRVLVVAPDKPQSAMGHAITIHSFLRLQSVELIDGVEAWSCSGTPVDCVKLAIYKLLGGSKPHLLVSGINHGANISINVLYSGTMSAAVEGAMEGIPSIGFSLMDHGMEADFTQVRPVVRKLVENTLKHGMAEGICLNVNVPRNTGLPLKGMRVCRQAKANWEDEFETRHDPGNKEYYWLKGEFRSKDQGEDTDVWAVDNGYVSIVPTQYDMTAHHAIATLNTWDHALG; this is translated from the coding sequence ATGAACGACCGCCCGCTGATCCTGGTGACCAATGACGACGGCATCTTCGCGCCCGGTATCCGAACGTTGGTGGAGGAGGTGATGCCTTTCGGCCGCGTGCTGGTGGTGGCGCCGGACAAGCCGCAGAGCGCCATGGGCCACGCCATCACGATCCACAGTTTCCTCCGTTTGCAGAGCGTGGAGCTGATCGACGGTGTGGAGGCGTGGAGTTGCAGCGGCACGCCGGTGGACTGCGTGAAGCTGGCCATCTACAAGCTGCTCGGCGGCAGCAAACCGCACCTGCTGGTGAGCGGCATCAACCACGGCGCCAACATCAGCATCAATGTGCTGTACAGTGGCACCATGAGCGCGGCCGTGGAGGGCGCCATGGAGGGCATTCCCAGCATCGGCTTCAGCCTGATGGACCACGGCATGGAGGCGGACTTCACGCAGGTACGCCCCGTGGTGCGCAAGCTGGTGGAGAACACCTTGAAGCATGGCATGGCCGAGGGCATCTGCCTCAATGTGAACGTGCCGCGCAACACGGGGCTGCCGTTGAAGGGCATGCGGGTGTGCCGCCAGGCCAAGGCGAATTGGGAGGACGAGTTCGAGACGCGCCACGATCCCGGCAACAAGGAGTACTACTGGCTCAAGGGCGAATTCCGCAGCAAGGACCAGGGCGAGGATACCGATGTGTGGGCCGTGGACAACGGGTACGTGAGCATCGTGCCCACGCAGTACGACATGACGGCCCACCACGCCATCGCCACACTGAACACCTGGGACCATGCGCTGGGATAG
- the lpxB gene encoding lipid-A-disaccharide synthase, which translates to MAKRLYIIAGEASGDLHGGNLVRELFAVAEGSGGSPAGRLAGPSQVTSGGSPLRIRAWGGDRMAEAGAEVVKHYRELAFMGFTQVIMNLRTILRNITACKRDIEAFKPDALVLIDYPGFNLRIAAWAHARGIPVYYYISPQVWAWKKDRVKTIKRVVRRMYCILPFEQDWYARHGMDVDFVGHPLLDAIEQEGRAPLKALPGDDGRPVVALLPGSRRQEIARMLPLMAATAKSFPQHRFVVASAPSVPMDFYRELLGDAAITVVQGRTYDLLRQAHAALVTSGTATLETALFGVPEVVCYSGSALNVWIAKRLVDIQFISLVNLIMEREVVRELIQDELTEDNLRKELAPLVEQGPRRAAMLADLEALRHKLGGPGASRKVASALWKSLAEAP; encoded by the coding sequence ATGGCGAAGCGTCTCTACATCATCGCGGGTGAGGCCAGCGGCGACCTGCATGGGGGGAACCTCGTGCGGGAGCTCTTCGCCGTGGCGGAAGGCAGCGGCGGTTCGCCAGCGGGCCGGTTGGCGGGTCCATCCCAGGTCACGTCCGGCGGATCGCCACTTCGGATCAGGGCCTGGGGTGGCGACCGCATGGCCGAAGCCGGTGCCGAGGTGGTGAAGCACTACCGCGAGCTGGCCTTCATGGGTTTCACGCAGGTGATCATGAACCTGCGCACCATCCTGCGCAATATCACGGCCTGCAAGCGCGACATCGAAGCCTTCAAGCCCGATGCGCTGGTGCTGATCGACTACCCCGGCTTCAACCTGCGCATAGCGGCATGGGCACATGCCAGGGGCATTCCCGTGTACTACTACATCAGTCCGCAGGTTTGGGCCTGGAAGAAGGACCGCGTGAAGACCATCAAGCGGGTGGTGCGGCGCATGTACTGCATCCTGCCCTTCGAGCAGGACTGGTACGCCCGCCACGGCATGGACGTGGACTTCGTGGGGCATCCGCTGCTGGACGCGATAGAGCAGGAGGGAAGGGCGCCCCTGAAAGCCCTGCCCGGAGATGACGGCCGCCCTGTGGTGGCCCTGCTGCCCGGCAGCCGCCGCCAGGAGATCGCGCGCATGCTTCCCCTGATGGCCGCCACGGCGAAGAGCTTTCCGCAACATCGTTTCGTGGTGGCTTCCGCACCGTCGGTGCCGATGGACTTCTACCGGGAACTCCTTGGCGATGCGGCGATCACCGTGGTGCAAGGGCGCACCTACGACCTTTTGCGCCAGGCCCATGCCGCGCTCGTCACCAGCGGCACGGCCACCCTGGAGACGGCGCTGTTCGGCGTGCCGGAGGTGGTCTGTTACAGCGGCAGCGCCCTCAACGTGTGGATCGCCAAGCGTTTGGTGGACATCCAATTCATCAGCCTGGTGAACCTGATCATGGAGCGTGAAGTGGTGCGCGAATTGATCCAGGACGAACTCACGGAGGACAACCTGCGCAAGGAGCTCGCGCCTCTGGTGGAACAAGGGCCCAGGCGCGCGGCGATGCTGGCCGATCTGGAAGCCCTGCGCCACAAACTGGGTGGTCCGGGCGCCAGCCGCAAGGTCGCATCGGCCTTGTGGAAAAGTCTCGCGGAAGCGCCCTGA
- a CDS encoding SpoIID/LytB domain-containing protein has product MFARTLLTHALCLVLAAPLLAQERGVRIGLLRQKAVKNVLVMSAKGPCVLYADGQRIGELPANDGLRIEVSPGGISARSLAHVFTARRRIEVVPRLAEGGFRLRAPDLKIPEQNYPGTLEMTAANGALSLVNHVPLEAYTAGVVQSEAGNHHHVEYYKLQSVSCRTYALSNQRKHLPEGFELCDGTHCQVYHGRSRNDSILQAVAETRGLVLVDSEIRMIHATFHSNCGGETVNAEDVWSKSEPYLLATTDTFCLGAPQSAWEKVLTKGEWLGYLKRKHGFTSTDPESLKAVLEHEPGCRDLFLGNVRPLIPLKMVREDLKLRSTFFSIHTQGEQVVLRGRGFGHGVGLCQEGAMRMARAGRTYTEILHHYYTDVHLVDLTTIDFFRDEAPVTGPGGPSGR; this is encoded by the coding sequence ATGTTCGCACGCACGTTGCTTACCCACGCGCTGTGCCTCGTGCTCGCTGCGCCCTTGTTGGCCCAGGAGCGCGGCGTACGCATCGGCCTGCTGCGCCAGAAGGCCGTGAAGAACGTGCTGGTGATGAGCGCCAAGGGTCCTTGTGTGCTCTATGCCGATGGCCAGCGGATCGGCGAGTTGCCCGCCAATGATGGCTTGCGCATCGAGGTGTCGCCCGGGGGCATCAGTGCCAGGTCCCTCGCGCATGTCTTCACCGCACGCCGCCGGATCGAAGTGGTTCCCCGCCTGGCGGAGGGTGGTTTCCGATTGCGGGCGCCCGATCTGAAGATCCCGGAACAGAACTACCCCGGTACGCTGGAAATGACGGCCGCGAACGGGGCGTTGTCGCTGGTGAACCATGTGCCGCTGGAGGCCTACACCGCCGGCGTGGTGCAAAGCGAGGCCGGCAACCACCACCATGTGGAATACTACAAGCTGCAAAGCGTCTCCTGCCGCACCTACGCGCTCAGCAACCAGCGCAAGCACCTGCCGGAAGGCTTTGAATTATGCGACGGCACGCATTGCCAGGTGTACCACGGGCGGTCGCGCAATGACAGCATCCTGCAGGCGGTGGCCGAAACGCGCGGCCTTGTGCTGGTGGACTCCGAGATCCGGATGATCCACGCCACCTTCCACAGCAACTGCGGCGGTGAAACGGTGAACGCCGAGGACGTATGGAGCAAGAGCGAACCCTACCTGCTGGCCACCACGGACACCTTCTGCCTCGGAGCGCCGCAGTCGGCCTGGGAGAAAGTGCTCACCAAGGGCGAATGGCTCGGCTACCTCAAACGCAAGCACGGATTCACTTCCACAGACCCCGAGTCGCTCAAGGCCGTGCTGGAGCATGAGCCGGGTTGCCGCGATCTCTTCCTGGGCAACGTGCGGCCCCTGATACCGCTGAAGATGGTCCGCGAGGACCTGAAGCTGCGTTCCACATTCTTCTCCATCCACACCCAAGGCGAGCAGGTGGTGTTGCGGGGCCGCGGCTTCGGACACGGGGTGGGCCTCTGCCAGGAAGGCGCCATGCGCATGGCCCGCGCCGGACGCACCTACACGGAGATCCTGCACCACTACTACACGGACGTCCATCTCGTGGACCTGACCACGATCGACTTCTTCCGCGACGAGGCGCCCGTGACCGGGCCGGGCGGGCCCAGCGGGCGGTGA
- a CDS encoding class I SAM-dependent rRNA methyltransferase, whose product MPQARIIIDDRNDRVRLGHPWIFGTQVLKEEGAYVPGDVVQVLDAKRRALGQGYINPASMIRVRLLTSDPADRVSKAFITARLKRAVAFRQGRGLRPDGRGGWEGSCRLVFGESDLLPGLVVDRFQDVERGETALVAQFLTLGMERWRDVVIEVLQEEVRPAVLVLRNDVPIREKEGLPLEKGFAGKAGRTDLVIAEGDGGVRTHVDLMGGQKTGHFLDQTLNHAAMALVGPGRRVLDCFTHTGGFALHAAKHGATEVLGLDISAEAVAMAARNAALNGFQRTTFREANVFDHLAAMDRRGERWDTIVLDPPAFAKSKGALENAYRGYKEINLRAMKCLPSGGFLVTCSCSQHMTPELFRQVLADAALDAGRRLRELYSGSQPPDHPILWGLPETHYLKCLILEVL is encoded by the coding sequence ATGCCACAGGCCCGCATCATCATCGACGACCGCAACGACCGCGTACGCCTGGGACATCCTTGGATCTTCGGCACGCAGGTGCTGAAGGAGGAGGGCGCCTATGTGCCCGGTGATGTGGTGCAGGTGTTGGATGCGAAACGACGGGCGTTGGGGCAGGGCTACATCAATCCCGCGTCCATGATCAGGGTGCGGCTGCTCACCAGCGATCCGGCCGACCGGGTGAGCAAGGCCTTCATCACCGCGCGCTTGAAGCGGGCAGTGGCATTCCGGCAAGGACGTGGTCTGCGGCCCGACGGCCGGGGCGGCTGGGAAGGGAGTTGCCGGCTCGTTTTCGGTGAGTCGGATCTGCTTCCCGGCCTGGTGGTGGACCGTTTCCAGGATGTGGAGCGCGGGGAGACAGCGCTGGTGGCGCAGTTCCTTACGCTGGGCATGGAACGGTGGCGTGATGTGGTGATCGAGGTGTTGCAGGAGGAGGTGAGGCCGGCCGTGCTGGTGCTGCGCAACGATGTGCCCATCCGCGAAAAGGAAGGTCTTCCGCTGGAGAAGGGTTTTGCCGGCAAGGCGGGACGCACGGATCTGGTCATCGCGGAAGGGGACGGCGGTGTGCGCACACATGTGGACCTGATGGGCGGCCAGAAGACCGGCCACTTCCTGGACCAGACCCTGAACCATGCGGCCATGGCCTTGGTGGGCCCGGGGAGAAGGGTGCTGGACTGCTTCACACATACCGGAGGGTTCGCGCTGCATGCTGCGAAGCATGGTGCCACGGAGGTGCTCGGTCTGGACATCAGCGCGGAGGCCGTGGCCATGGCCGCGCGCAACGCCGCGCTGAACGGCTTCCAACGGACCACCTTCAGGGAGGCCAACGTCTTCGACCACCTGGCCGCGATGGACCGCCGGGGTGAACGCTGGGACACGATCGTGCTCGACCCTCCGGCATTCGCCAAGAGCAAGGGCGCGCTGGAGAACGCGTACCGCGGCTACAAGGAGATCAACCTGCGGGCGATGAAGTGCCTGCCCAGCGGCGGGTTCCTGGTCACCTGCAGCTGCTCGCAGCATATGACGCCCGAGTTGTTCCGCCAGGTGCTGGCCGATGCCGCGCTCGACGCCGGCCGGCGGCTGCGCGAGTTGTACAGCGGTTCCCAGCCTCCGGACCATCCGATCCTCTGGGGGCTGCCGGAGACGCACTACCTGAAGTGCCTCATCCTGGAGGTCCTGTAG
- a CDS encoding ComEC/Rec2 family competence protein, translated as MDGDVDLRGPWRAIIRAPMVRIGLPFIMGVLMAWWRLPSLGMVSAVFACATPAATLVLLFPGERLSRWQRGAVVSFWFLAFGLFWQVARSPGADPLHVERHGDREGPWALQVEAINGASEKVLRADATLIALMRNDTIVPRRGRVMLTLLLPPDGEVPRRGDRLLVDAALTPISRIPDPGGFDRRAWAASRGIAMELFAPSAAWRTVDHNAHWTHLFANTRDRISTWLDGSDMPMRERAVVKALVLGQRDELDGEQRAAFARSGTIHVLAVSGMHVGLIYAILSFLFGWWGKSGKARMWRGLFVLLALWAYAGLTGASPSVMRATVMFSLFTLAGMAAQRTDHLNSLFAAALLLLLYDPALLGVIGFQLSFLAVLGIIVFYKPIERLWSPADRILRGIWSLAVVSIAAQLLTTPLSLHLFQAFPVWFLPANIIVVTAVGLAVNGAVALLLLYKVPVIGPAITWAMTMLLKTVASVTAFFASLPGAYPEVRVGPAAVVLLYILILAVAAWWQWKWRSMRWVAGLACGALLVVWGAQAREARQRASFVVYDERGPVVAAMTQGRELVVHASDPGLLHDGWIARKLERHCRAHGLAIASLVGDGIIWSDGPQQHGPTLAMAGRWRSPAFDVVFVRDDHDPPKAWQGGRLDAVVVDRRRWLDEADLETIATMADRLVLGGELPWRVRDKALRWCTEHGVPVHDVRGQGAFVLTKRLPYNNSM; from the coding sequence ATGGACGGTGATGTCGATCTCCGCGGGCCTTGGCGGGCCATCATCCGTGCGCCGATGGTGCGCATCGGACTCCCCTTCATCATGGGCGTGCTCATGGCGTGGTGGCGCCTTCCATCGCTGGGCATGGTGTCGGCCGTGTTCGCGTGCGCCACACCTGCCGCGACCCTGGTGCTGCTGTTCCCCGGGGAGCGCCTTTCCCGCTGGCAGCGTGGCGCGGTGGTCAGTTTCTGGTTCCTCGCGTTCGGCCTGTTCTGGCAGGTGGCACGATCGCCGGGCGCGGATCCCCTGCATGTGGAGCGTCATGGGGACCGGGAAGGGCCATGGGCGCTCCAGGTCGAAGCGATCAATGGAGCCTCGGAAAAGGTGCTTCGCGCGGATGCCACGTTGATCGCGCTCATGAGAAACGACACGATCGTGCCGCGCCGCGGACGGGTGATGCTCACGCTTCTGCTTCCGCCGGATGGCGAGGTGCCCCGCCGCGGCGATCGTCTGTTGGTGGACGCGGCGCTGACACCGATCTCGCGCATCCCCGATCCCGGTGGTTTCGATCGGCGGGCATGGGCCGCTTCGCGCGGCATCGCCATGGAACTCTTCGCCCCGTCAGCGGCATGGCGCACCGTGGACCATAACGCGCATTGGACCCATCTCTTCGCCAACACGCGCGACCGCATTTCCACCTGGCTCGATGGCAGCGACATGCCGATGCGCGAGCGGGCGGTGGTGAAGGCGTTGGTGCTCGGACAGCGTGATGAGCTCGATGGCGAGCAACGCGCGGCGTTCGCGCGCAGCGGCACCATCCATGTGCTGGCCGTGTCGGGCATGCACGTGGGCTTGATCTACGCGATCCTCTCCTTCCTCTTCGGATGGTGGGGGAAAAGCGGAAAAGCAAGAATGTGGCGCGGCCTCTTCGTATTGCTGGCGCTGTGGGCCTACGCGGGCCTCACCGGCGCTTCGCCCAGCGTGATGCGCGCCACGGTCATGTTCAGCCTCTTCACCCTGGCGGGCATGGCGGCCCAGCGCACCGACCATCTCAACAGCCTCTTCGCCGCGGCCCTGTTGCTGCTGCTCTATGATCCCGCGCTGCTGGGCGTCATCGGATTCCAACTGTCATTCCTCGCGGTGCTGGGCATCATCGTATTCTACAAGCCCATCGAACGGCTTTGGTCGCCGGCCGATCGCATCCTGCGGGGCATCTGGTCGCTGGCCGTGGTCTCCATCGCTGCACAGCTGCTCACCACGCCCTTGTCGCTGCATCTGTTCCAGGCCTTCCCGGTCTGGTTCCTGCCGGCCAATATCATCGTGGTCACGGCAGTGGGCCTGGCGGTGAATGGAGCGGTGGCCTTGCTCCTGCTGTACAAGGTGCCCGTCATCGGTCCGGCGATCACCTGGGCCATGACGATGCTGCTGAAGACCGTGGCGTCCGTCACCGCATTCTTCGCTTCGTTGCCGGGCGCCTATCCTGAGGTGCGTGTGGGGCCCGCGGCGGTGGTGTTGTTGTACATCCTGATCCTCGCCGTGGCGGCCTGGTGGCAGTGGAAGTGGCGAAGCATGCGGTGGGTGGCCGGGCTGGCCTGTGGCGCCTTGCTGGTGGTCTGGGGTGCCCAGGCGCGGGAAGCGCGGCAGCGTGCCTCCTTCGTGGTCTATGATGAACGTGGACCGGTCGTGGCGGCGATGACCCAAGGACGCGAACTGGTGGTCCATGCGTCCGATCCCGGTCTGCTCCACGATGGATGGATCGCGCGCAAGCTGGAACGGCACTGCCGGGCACATGGGCTGGCGATCGCCAGCTTGGTCGGAGATGGGATCATTTGGAGTGATGGACCTCAACAACACGGACCCACGCTGGCCATGGCCGGCCGCTGGCGATCACCGGCATTCGATGTGGTCTTTGTGCGCGATGACCATGATCCGCCCAAAGCGTGGCAAGGAGGCAGGCTGGATGCGGTGGTGGTGGACCGACGACGGTGGTTGGACGAAGCGGACCTGGAGACGATCGCCACCATGGCGGACCGGCTCGTGCTCGGTGGAGAGCTCCCCTGGCGGGTACGTGACAAGGCCCTGCGTTGGTGCACCGAGCATGGCGTGCCGGTGCACGATGTCCGCGGGCAGGGCGCCTTTGTGCTGACGAAGCGGCTGCCCTACAACAACTCCATGTAA
- a CDS encoding SOS response-associated peptidase, whose translation MCYTVAYLTKRKITYARRAGADEAEILELEQQLEEITTGQPPMFHVSGFTHPKLLCFHRDDGPRFELLRWGLIPHWVKDHAQAAELSRRTLNARGETLFEKPAFREAARHRCLILVDGFFEFHHLGKRSFPYHIRARDGGPIALGGVRSIWRDPGTGELTGTVSIVTTVANVEMARIHNNPKADGPRMPFILPKAMDAAWLSPDTDAEHAAALIQPYADELLEHYTVPPLLGRQAIGNVSAALEPFPYMELL comes from the coding sequence ATGTGCTACACGGTGGCCTACCTCACCAAGCGCAAGATCACCTATGCGCGTCGTGCGGGTGCGGACGAGGCCGAGATCCTCGAGTTGGAACAACAACTGGAGGAGATCACCACCGGTCAGCCGCCGATGTTCCATGTCAGCGGTTTCACACATCCCAAGCTGCTGTGCTTCCACCGCGATGATGGCCCACGCTTCGAGTTGTTGCGTTGGGGACTCATTCCCCATTGGGTGAAGGACCACGCGCAGGCGGCGGAGTTGAGCAGGCGGACCTTGAACGCACGTGGCGAGACGCTGTTCGAGAAGCCCGCGTTCCGCGAAGCCGCCAGGCACAGATGCCTCATCCTGGTGGACGGGTTCTTCGAGTTCCATCACCTGGGCAAGCGCTCCTTCCCCTACCACATCCGCGCCCGCGATGGTGGGCCGATCGCGCTGGGCGGCGTGCGCAGCATCTGGCGGGATCCCGGTACCGGCGAGTTGACAGGCACCGTGAGCATCGTGACCACCGTGGCGAATGTGGAAATGGCCCGCATCCACAACAATCCGAAGGCGGATGGGCCACGCATGCCCTTCATCCTGCCCAAGGCAATGGATGCGGCCTGGTTGTCCCCCGACACCGATGCGGAGCATGCCGCCGCGTTGATCCAGCCGTACGCCGATGAACTGCTGGAGCACTACACCGTTCCGCCCTTGCTGGGCAGGCAGGCCATCGGCAACGTGTCCGCAGCGCTGGAACCCTTCCCTTACATGGAGTTGTTGTAG
- a CDS encoding MBL fold metallo-hydrolase: MKLHTIDTGLFKLDGGAMFGVVPKKLWAKHLPPDENNLCTWALRCLLVESGNRLMLIDNGLGDKQDAKFFSHYEPHSEATLEGSLKKLGFTPDDITDVFLTHLHFDHCGGSVKWNSRRDGYEPAFRNAHYWSNEYHWEWATKPNAREKASFLKENILPIEQSGRLKHVNIGRRSNEENCYIRNVMPDVDVFLVNGHTDAMMIPHIRYKGRTVVFMADLLPSVHHIPIAWVMGYDTRPLLTIDEKSDFLDVAVKNDYVLFFEHDAHTECCTVQATEKGVRVKDTFRLSEL, encoded by the coding sequence ATGAAGCTCCACACCATCGACACCGGCCTCTTCAAGCTCGACGGCGGCGCCATGTTCGGCGTGGTGCCCAAGAAGCTCTGGGCCAAGCACCTGCCACCCGACGAGAACAACCTCTGCACCTGGGCGCTGCGCTGCCTGCTGGTGGAATCGGGGAACCGGTTGATGCTGATCGACAACGGCCTGGGCGACAAGCAGGACGCCAAGTTCTTCAGCCATTACGAACCGCACAGCGAAGCCACGCTGGAGGGATCGCTGAAGAAGCTGGGTTTCACACCGGACGACATCACCGATGTGTTCCTCACCCACCTGCACTTCGACCATTGCGGCGGAAGCGTGAAATGGAACAGCAGGCGCGACGGCTACGAGCCCGCCTTCCGCAACGCGCACTACTGGAGCAACGAGTACCATTGGGAGTGGGCCACCAAGCCCAACGCCCGCGAGAAGGCCAGCTTTCTGAAGGAGAACATCCTGCCCATCGAACAAAGCGGGCGCCTGAAACATGTCAACATCGGCCGGCGCAGCAACGAGGAGAACTGCTACATCCGCAATGTGATGCCCGACGTGGACGTGTTCCTGGTGAACGGCCACACCGATGCCATGATGATCCCACACATCCGCTACAAAGGCCGTACAGTGGTCTTCATGGCCGATCTGCTGCCAAGCGTGCACCACATCCCCATCGCCTGGGTGATGGGCTACGACACGCGCCCGCTGCTCACGATCGATGAGAAGAGCGACTTCCTGGACGTGGCGGTGAAGAACGACTACGTGCTTTTCTTCGAGCATGATGCGCACACGGAGTGCTGCACCGTGCAGGCCACTGAAAAGGGCGTACGTGTGAAGGACACCTTCCGGCTGAGTGAGTTGTAG
- a CDS encoding peptidoglycan synthetase, producing MPRVHFIAIGGSAMHNLAIALHQQGFEVTGSDDEIFEPSRSRLDRLGLLPDRLGWRPEDITPGIDAVILGMHARIDNPELKRAQDLGIPVFSYPAYFHESTRHKTRVVIGGSHGKTTITSMIVHVLRHAGIAFDYLVGAQLEGFDCMVKLSDEAQVAIIEGDEYLASALEPVPKFHLYRPDIALISGIAWDHINVFRTYESYVDQFKRFIACIEPGGKLVYCAEDPEVKRLAEDAPADLPKVPYGVPPHRIADGVTILRTPQGEVPLRVFGRHNLQNLEGARHVCHMLGIGDRTFHEAIATFHGAARRLEKLAEVPGRAVFKDFAHSPSKLKATVQAVREQFPGRTLVACMELHTYSSLSEGFLDQYHGSMAGADHAIVFYDPHAVELKRLPPIPPERIQRAFGSDDLQVLTDPIAVMGAVRRGSPGDGVLLMMSSGNFGGLDLQALSEAFIA from the coding sequence ATGCCACGGGTCCATTTCATCGCCATCGGCGGCAGCGCCATGCACAACCTGGCGATCGCGCTGCACCAGCAGGGTTTCGAGGTCACCGGGAGTGACGACGAGATCTTCGAGCCGAGCCGCAGCCGGTTGGACCGCCTGGGCCTGCTGCCGGACAGGCTCGGCTGGCGGCCGGAGGACATCACCCCCGGCATCGACGCGGTGATCCTGGGCATGCACGCCCGCATCGACAACCCCGAGTTGAAGCGCGCGCAGGATCTGGGCATCCCCGTCTTCAGCTACCCCGCGTATTTCCATGAAAGCACGCGCCACAAGACCCGTGTGGTGATCGGCGGGAGCCACGGCAAGACCACCATCACCAGCATGATCGTGCATGTGTTGCGGCACGCGGGCATCGCTTTCGATTATCTGGTGGGCGCCCAGTTGGAGGGTTTCGACTGCATGGTGAAGCTCAGTGACGAGGCGCAGGTGGCGATCATCGAAGGCGATGAATACCTCGCATCGGCACTCGAACCCGTGCCCAAGTTCCATCTCTACCGGCCGGACATCGCGCTCATCAGCGGTATCGCCTGGGACCACATCAATGTGTTCAGGACCTACGAGAGCTATGTGGACCAGTTCAAGAGGTTCATCGCGTGCATCGAACCAGGGGGCAAACTGGTCTATTGCGCCGAGGATCCCGAGGTGAAGCGCCTGGCGGAGGATGCTCCGGCCGACCTGCCCAAGGTCCCTTACGGTGTGCCGCCGCACCGGATCGCCGATGGTGTGACGATCCTCAGAACGCCCCAAGGTGAGGTCCCGCTGCGGGTCTTCGGCCGGCACAACCTGCAGAACCTGGAAGGGGCGCGGCATGTGTGCCACATGCTGGGCATTGGCGATCGGACCTTCCATGAGGCCATCGCCACCTTCCACGGCGCCGCGCGGCGCTTGGAGAAACTGGCCGAGGTGCCCGGCCGCGCGGTCTTCAAGGACTTCGCCCATTCGCCCAGCAAGCTGAAGGCGACCGTGCAGGCGGTGCGCGAGCAGTTCCCCGGCCGGACCCTGGTGGCCTGCATGGAGTTGCACACCTACAGCAGCCTCAGCGAGGGTTTTCTGGACCAGTACCACGGCAGCATGGCGGGCGCCGACCATGCGATCGTTTTCTACGACCCGCATGCGGTGGAACTCAAGCGCCTGCCGCCGATCCCGCCCGAGCGCATCCAGCGCGCCTTCGGCAGCGACGACCTGCAGGTGCTCACCGATCCCATCGCGGTCATGGGCGCCGTTCGCCGGGGATCGCCAGGTGACGGGGTGCTGCTGATGATGAGCAGCGGAAATTTCGGCGGACTCGATCTTCAGGCGTTGAGCGAGGCCTTCATCGCATGA